A genomic segment from Triticum dicoccoides isolate Atlit2015 ecotype Zavitan chromosome 1A, WEW_v2.0, whole genome shotgun sequence encodes:
- the LOC119346450 gene encoding major pollen allergen Lol p 11 codes for MARCMPLLASLLLLALAGVASADKAPESGFIVTGRVYCDPCRAGFETNVSKNVEGATVAMDCRPFGGGESKLKAEATTDNKGWYKIEIDQDHQDEICEVVLTKSPDASCAEIEEFRDRARVPLTSNNGMKQQGTRFANPIAFFPKEPRKECGGILQAYDLKDAPENP; via the exons ATGGCGCGGTGCATGCCCCTCCTCGCCTCCCTGCTGCTGCTGGCcctcgccggcgtcgcctccgccgaCAAGGCCCCCGAGAGCGGCTTCATCGTCACCGGCCGCGTCTACTGCGACCCCTGCCGCGCCGGCTTCGAGACCAACGTCTCCAAAAACGTCGAAG GGGCGACGGTGGCGATGGACTGCCGGCCGTTCGGCGGCGGCGAGAGCAAGCTCAAGGCGGAGGCGACGACGGACAACAAGGGGTGGTACAAGATCGAGATCGACCAGGACCACCAGGACGAGATCTGCGAGGTGGTGCTGACCAAGAGCCCCGACGCGTCGTGCGCCGAGATCGAAGAGTTCCGCGACCGCGCGCGCGTCCCGCTCACCAGCAACAACGGCATGAAGCAGCAGGGCACCCGCTTCGCTAACCCCATCGCCTTCTTCCCCAAGGAGCCGCGCAAGGAGTGCGGCGGCATCCTCCAGGCTTACGACCTCAAGGACGCACCCGAGAACCCATGA